The proteins below come from a single Elusimicrobiota bacterium genomic window:
- a CDS encoding FtsQ-type POTRA domain-containing protein — MFKRKSKSRFIPKARASNKFTPRYRHHFRVRTKILRRTVSRTTNNIKVILTAGIISFGLVFGAYKLYNFLFMTTKFNIKNISVEGLKSIPEQKFYEILPVKPGDNLFKTYFMKTEKRIITEFPVVKTLSIRRDIPDTIRCIVTERKPVAWLKDNSETRFVDNENVCFTVETSTPQTVPYIEVESDITRKQAVQLLDYLKCRKNNLYLSTLKLYNVRDRVTLVLNDNTKIFWGFPDREEFEAKLDYLEKTLKKAKTDFANIEYIDLKLFQEGRIVVKPREARWQEKN, encoded by the coding sequence ATGTTTAAACGAAAATCAAAAAGCAGGTTCATTCCCAAGGCAAGGGCCTCAAACAAGTTCACCCCTAGATACAGGCATCATTTCAGGGTAAGGACTAAAATCCTCAGACGAACAGTGTCAAGAACAACAAATAATATTAAGGTCATTTTAACAGCTGGGATTATTTCATTCGGGCTGGTATTCGGCGCTTATAAACTTTACAATTTTCTTTTTATGACAACAAAATTCAACATAAAAAATATCTCGGTTGAGGGCCTCAAATCAATCCCTGAACAAAAATTTTATGAAATCCTGCCGGTTAAACCCGGGGACAACCTTTTTAAAACCTATTTTATGAAAACAGAAAAAAGGATAATAACGGAATTTCCCGTGGTTAAAACACTTTCCATCCGCAGGGACATTCCCGACACGATCAGGTGTATTGTTACTGAAAGAAAACCGGTTGCCTGGCTGAAAGATAACTCTGAAACAAGATTTGTTGACAACGAAAATGTCTGTTTCACGGTTGAAACCAGCACTCCGCAAACGGTGCCATATATTGAAGTTGAATCTGACATTACCCGCAAGCAGGCTGTGCAGTTGCTTGATTACTTGAAATGCAGGAAAAACAATTTGTATTTAAGCACATTAAAATTGTATAATGTGAGGGACCGAGTTACGCTTGTTTTGAACGATAATACAAAGATTTTCTGGGGATTTCCCGATAGGGAAGAATTCGAAGCAAAATTGGATTATCTTGAAAAAACCCTTAAAAAAGCAAAAACAGATTTTGCAAATATCGAGTATATAGACCTCAAACTCTTCCAAGAAGGAAGAATAGTAGTTAAGCCCCGGGAGGCAAGATGGCAAGAGAAGAATTAA
- the ftsA gene encoding cell division protein FtsA, whose product MAREELICGLDIGSSQITCVVGKTDAYKDSIEVVSSSRIACRGVIGGVVVNINETALGVKKVIEEAEEKIDAMIHDVYLGIRGSHVETVNNKGVHAILRTDKEITAEDVTSVIENAKAIPMSSDRVIIDTIPQQFQIDRQKGVHDPTGMEGNHLEVNIHIITASSTTLNNIYKSVAQAGFSIIEPPVYGLVAVGNVVVTNEEKELGCLMVDLGGQTTGLVFYGENCIKSSKELTIGCDLITKDISHGLKTSLLQAKEIKERHGVAFPSMLKGNENIDYIGVDGRIMKTTNRKELAEYIASRLEELFEKISEEIENQDITPPGIILTGGGSMLEGIDKACEKVTGIETRLGLPQGIRGPNEITSNPAFATAIGLLKYSPGQEETRRPGMKSISRMPMWRKLRDMFK is encoded by the coding sequence ATGGCAAGAGAAGAATTAATTTGCGGCCTGGATATAGGCTCAAGCCAGATAACCTGCGTTGTAGGTAAAACCGATGCCTACAAAGATTCCATAGAAGTTGTTTCCTCATCCAGAATAGCCTGCCGAGGCGTTATCGGCGGGGTGGTAGTAAACATTAATGAAACCGCTTTGGGAGTAAAAAAAGTTATTGAAGAAGCGGAAGAAAAAATTGACGCAATGATCCACGATGTCTATTTAGGCATCCGCGGTTCGCACGTAGAAACAGTAAACAATAAAGGCGTTCACGCTATTTTAAGGACCGACAAAGAAATTACCGCAGAAGATGTCACCAGCGTAATAGAAAATGCAAAAGCGATCCCCATGTCTTCCGACAGGGTTATAATAGACACAATCCCGCAGCAATTTCAGATTGACAGGCAAAAAGGAGTTCACGATCCTACCGGAATGGAAGGCAACCACCTGGAAGTAAATATACATATTATCACCGCATCCAGCACAACTTTAAATAACATTTATAAATCTGTGGCCCAGGCGGGATTTTCGATAATCGAGCCTCCTGTTTACGGGCTTGTTGCCGTTGGCAATGTTGTAGTTACCAATGAAGAAAAAGAGCTTGGCTGCCTGATGGTAGATTTAGGCGGACAGACAACCGGCCTGGTTTTTTACGGTGAAAACTGTATTAAATCCAGCAAAGAACTTACTATAGGCTGCGACTTGATTACAAAAGATATTTCTCACGGATTAAAGACTTCCCTCCTGCAGGCAAAGGAAATTAAGGAGCGCCACGGTGTTGCTTTTCCCAGCATGCTTAAAGGAAATGAAAATATTGATTATATCGGCGTTGACGGCAGGATAATGAAAACAACAAACAGAAAAGAGTTAGCCGAATACATTGCGTCGCGGCTCGAAGAGCTTTTTGAAAAAATATCCGAAGAGATTGAGAACCAGGATATAACACCTCCGGGAATTATTCTTACCGGCGGCGGATCCATGCTTGAAGGTATCGATAAAGCCTGTGAAAAAGTTACGGGCATAGAAACCCGCCTTGGGCTACCGCAGGGCATAAGAGGGCCCAACGAGATAACTTCAAACCCCGCGTTCGCAACAGCAATTGGATTATTGAAATATAGCCCGGGCCAGGAAGAAACCCGCAGGCCGGGAATGAAAAGTATCAGCAGGATGCCCATGTGGCGTAAACTAAGGGACATGTTTAAGTGA
- a CDS encoding polyphenol oxidase family protein encodes MWKTEGNLAFSTLISCFDSRITHFTTTKLSGNITHPLLTSSKQVHDKKIKIVKSISDAHSYEGYDGFITGVKGIPLGIFTADCVSVFLAEKSGKCAAILHAGWKGLYTGIIENGVEMLLENFGVESSGLVAAIGPHICEKCYEVGEEFAGYFPNSYKNGYLNLSNEAILRLKAKNIPENNIDCIDSKDFCTLHNPNLFFSYRQGEKTSRMLSLIMLK; translated from the coding sequence ATGTGGAAGACCGAAGGCAACCTCGCATTCAGTACGCTCATCTCATGCTTCGATTCGCGGATAACCCATTTCACTACAACAAAACTTTCAGGAAATATTACCCACCCCTTATTAACTTCATCCAAACAAGTCCACGATAAAAAAATAAAAATTGTTAAGAGTATTTCCGATGCGCATAGCTATGAAGGCTATGACGGTTTTATTACCGGAGTAAAAGGAATTCCTTTAGGAATTTTTACAGCTGACTGCGTTTCTGTGTTTCTGGCGGAAAAATCCGGTAAGTGCGCCGCAATTTTACACGCCGGCTGGAAAGGGCTGTATACTGGAATTATAGAAAATGGCGTAGAAATGCTTTTAGAAAATTTTGGGGTTGAAAGTTCTGGCCTTGTTGCTGCGATTGGGCCGCATATCTGTGAAAAATGCTATGAAGTTGGCGAGGAATTCGCCGGATATTTCCCCAATAGTTACAAAAACGGTTATTTAAACTTATCAAATGAAGCTATTTTGCGCTTGAAAGCAAAAAACATTCCTGAAAATAATATTGATTGTATCGACTCCAAAGATTTCTGCACTTTACACAACCCTAATCTGTTTTTTTCCTACCGCCAAGGTGAAAAAACCTCAAGAATGCTCTCCCTCATAATGTTAAAATAA
- the ftsZ gene encoding cell division protein FtsZ, producing MKLRFDSEPSNDKGAIIKVVGVGGAGGNAVNRMIATGVKGVEFIVANTDKQVLLKSEAPIKIQIGPKLTRGLGVGGDPEKGRKAAEESYEEIKSELAGADMVFVTAGMGKGTGTGAAPLVAEIAKSLGALTVGVVTKPFSFEGDLKANLAEEGITKIREVTDTLLVIPNAKLEGIKENITLPEAFRLADDVLRQAIQSITDVITSTGEMNIDFADVKKMMSGAGEAHMGVGEGEGPTRTIDAVTMALRSPLFENVTIEGAKGVLVNFTTAPDLTLVEFTEAMELIKELVSSDAITHFGHVIAHDLGTKIKVTVIATGFPVSKSYGSKRRTILPAESENRKSNAPSLNSISMIDSEDMGKPAYLRFKNRKLK from the coding sequence ATAAAATTACGTTTTGATTCTGAACCTTCCAATGATAAAGGCGCCATAATAAAAGTTGTCGGAGTAGGCGGCGCCGGCGGAAATGCCGTTAACAGGATGATTGCAACAGGAGTTAAGGGCGTTGAGTTCATTGTTGCCAATACTGACAAACAGGTTCTTTTAAAATCTGAAGCACCCATAAAAATTCAAATAGGGCCCAAGCTTACCCGCGGGCTGGGTGTCGGCGGAGACCCCGAAAAAGGCAGAAAAGCCGCCGAAGAAAGTTATGAAGAGATTAAAAGCGAGCTAGCCGGCGCAGACATGGTTTTTGTTACGGCGGGCATGGGTAAAGGGACCGGAACCGGCGCGGCTCCTCTGGTCGCAGAAATTGCAAAATCCCTGGGAGCTTTGACGGTGGGCGTAGTAACAAAACCTTTCAGTTTTGAAGGGGACCTAAAAGCAAACCTGGCAGAAGAAGGCATAACAAAAATACGTGAAGTTACAGATACTCTTCTTGTTATACCAAACGCAAAATTAGAAGGAATTAAAGAAAATATAACATTACCTGAAGCATTCCGCCTCGCCGACGATGTTTTAAGGCAGGCAATCCAGTCTATTACCGATGTGATAACTTCAACCGGCGAAATGAATATCGATTTTGCCGACGTTAAAAAAATGATGTCAGGCGCGGGTGAAGCCCACATGGGTGTCGGTGAAGGCGAAGGCCCGACGCGCACAATCGATGCAGTCACGATGGCTTTAAGGTCGCCGCTTTTTGAAAATGTAACCATAGAAGGCGCAAAAGGAGTGCTCGTTAACTTTACAACCGCACCTGACCTTACTTTAGTTGAGTTCACTGAGGCCATGGAATTGATAAAAGAACTCGTAAGTTCCGACGCTATTACGCATTTCGGCCATGTAATAGCGCACGACCTGGGAACAAAGATAAAAGTTACAGTCATAGCTACTGGATTCCCTGTCAGCAAATCTTATGGTTCAAAAAGACGCACAATACTGCCGGCAGAATCTGAAAATAGAAAAAGCAACGCGCCTTCCCTTAACTCCATAAGCATGATTGATTCTGAAGATATGGGAAAACCGGCATATTTACGTTTTAAAAATAGAAAATTAAAATAA
- a CDS encoding PilT/PilU family type 4a pilus ATPase → MELLTLFDEMLRKGASDMHIRANSRPYLRIDGDLHPIDENVIVQGSEIEQMISGLMNEGQKRAFYSKYECDLAVTMENKGRFRINVYKQRGELNIAIRHVPIQIPTIEQLGLPNVIKKLAENDRGLVLVTGPTGCGKSSTLASMIDHVNTNFAYHIITIEDPLEFIHNDKKSIISQRELNIDTLNYPEALKNVVRQDPDVVLIGEMRDLDTMQAAMTAAQLGHFVLSTIHTIDTIQTVSRVVDMFPPHQQTQIRYQFADTLKGIISQRLIPKANGKGLVPAVEVLVATPIVKKYIEENNLSELKNIIKQGQYYGMQMFDQAILKLYQEGKIKLEDGLAAATSPEDLLLSVRGIQSSVESATVITSGITLERFDNKK, encoded by the coding sequence ATGGAACTGTTAACATTATTTGATGAAATGTTAAGAAAAGGCGCTTCCGATATGCATATAAGGGCGAATTCCAGGCCCTATTTGAGAATTGACGGTGATCTTCACCCGATTGATGAAAATGTTATTGTGCAGGGCTCTGAAATTGAACAGATGATTTCAGGTTTGATGAACGAAGGACAAAAAAGAGCATTTTACTCAAAGTATGAATGCGACCTTGCCGTAACCATGGAAAACAAAGGCCGGTTCAGGATAAATGTATATAAACAAAGAGGCGAACTTAATATTGCTATCAGGCATGTTCCTATTCAAATACCTACAATCGAACAATTGGGTTTGCCTAACGTAATTAAAAAACTTGCTGAAAATGACAGAGGGCTGGTGCTGGTAACCGGGCCAACCGGATGTGGAAAATCTTCCACGCTGGCATCAATGATCGACCATGTTAATACAAACTTTGCTTATCACATTATCACGATAGAAGATCCGCTTGAGTTTATTCACAATGATAAAAAATCCATTATCAGCCAGAGAGAACTTAATATAGATACACTTAATTATCCGGAGGCTCTGAAAAATGTCGTTCGCCAGGACCCCGATGTAGTGCTTATCGGAGAGATGCGCGACCTGGATACAATGCAGGCGGCTATGACAGCCGCTCAGCTGGGGCATTTTGTTTTATCTACAATCCACACCATAGATACTATCCAGACTGTAAGCAGGGTTGTTGATATGTTTCCTCCTCACCAGCAAACGCAGATTAGATATCAGTTTGCGGATACGCTTAAAGGCATAATTTCCCAAAGGCTTATACCCAAGGCAAACGGCAAAGGGCTGGTGCCGGCTGTTGAGGTGCTTGTTGCAACGCCGATAGTTAAAAAATATATTGAAGAGAATAATCTTTCCGAACTAAAGAATATAATAAAGCAGGGCCAATATTACGGCATGCAGATGTTTGACCAGGCAATTTTAAAGCTTTATCAGGAAGGAAAAATAAAGCTGGAAGACGGCCTGGCAGCAGCTACCAGCCCGGAAGACCTGCTGCTTTCTGTCAGAGGAATCCAGTCCTCTGTTGAATCAGCGACTGTTATTACTTCAGGCATAACCCTGGAACGCTTTGATAATAAGAAGTAA